A stretch of the Capsicum annuum cultivar UCD-10X-F1 chromosome 10, UCD10Xv1.1, whole genome shotgun sequence genome encodes the following:
- the LOC107844935 gene encoding protein LIGHT-DEPENDENT SHORT HYPOCOTYLS 10 yields MSSSDRGKDPVEGSSRSPGRDQPPSRYESQKRRDWNTFNHYLKNHRPPIPLPHCNSNHVLEFLRYLDQFGKTKVHLQGCIFYGQPDPPAPCTCPLRQAWGSLDALIGRLRAAYEENGGSTETNPFACAGIRVYLREVKECQAKARGINYKKKQKKFANSPSKGDDDSNFAGHFTFS; encoded by the coding sequence ATGTCAAGTAGTGATAGGGGCAAAGATCCGGTCGAGGGATCGTCAAGATCCCCAGGCCGCGACCAGCCCCCTAGTCGATACGAGTCTCAGAAACGACGAGATTGGAACACTTTCAACCACTACTTGAAGAATCACAGGCCACCAATCCCACTACCTCATTGCAATAGCAACCACGTGTTGGAGTTCCTCCGATACCTAGACCAGTTTGGAAAGACTAAAGTTCACTTACAGGGCTGTATTTTCTATGGACAACCCGACCCCCCAGCTCCCTGCACTTGTCCACTAAGACAAGCCTGGGGGAGCCTAGACGCGCTCATAGGCAGGCTTAGGGCTGCCTATGAAGAGAACGGGGGGTCGACTGAGACCAACCCGTTCGCGTGCGCGGGGATTCGGGTGTATTTAAGGGAGGTGAAGGAGTGTCAAGCTAAGGCACGTGGCATTAATTataagaagaaacaaaagaagtTTGCTAATAGCCCTAGTAAGGGGGATGATGATTCAAATTTTGCTGGACACTTTACATTTTCGTAA